The genomic DNA TCGCGCGCAATTTGTTCCTTGGCCGCGAGCCGGTCAAGGGGCCACGGCTTTTCAGCCGGCTCGATATCGCAAAGATGGAGGACGTCGCTTCAACCCTGCTGAAGGAGGTCGGGATCTCAAAAGACATTCCCCCGGCGACACCCATCAGTTCCCTGTCCGGTGGTGAACGTCAGGCCGTCGCCATCGCCCGGGCGATGTATTTTGAAAGCGACCTGATCATCCTTGATGAACCTACCAACAATCTCGGTGTTGCGGAAACACAGGGCGTTCTGCAGTTCGTCAGAAATGCCCGCAGTTCCGGCCACTCCTGCATCTTTATCGCCCACAACATCCACCATGTCTTTCAGGTGGTCGACCGCATTGTTGTGATGCGCCGCGGCCGCATTGTGGCTGACGATATTGATCCCAAACAGACCAGCGTCGATGCTGTCGAGCGCATCATCACCGGTATGGAGCACTGAGGGAGGAGAGCGACGAATGCATCAAAACCGCTGATCATCTGCGCACGCGAACCGCGTGAGCTTGATCTGTTTTGAACACAAGCGGCCGCATTGGGACCTAATCGATCATGCAAGCACGCCTCGACGGAAAGATCATTTTGATTACTGGCTCTACCCAGGGCATCGGCCGGGCCATA from Pararhizobium sp. IMCC3301 includes the following:
- a CDS encoding ATP-binding cassette domain-containing protein yields the protein MAETLIQMDRITKHYGPVKALEDVTLSVSRGEVVGLLGDNGAGKSTLIKVLSGAVQATSGAISIKGKPVDMRSTTDAIENGIETIYQDSALVTQLSIARNLFLGREPVKGPRLFSRLDIAKMEDVASTLLKEVGISKDIPPATPISSLSGGERQAVAIARAMYFESDLIILDEPTNNLGVAETQGVLQFVRNARSSGHSCIFIAHNIHHVFQVVDRIVVMRRGRIVADDIDPKQTSVDAVERIITGMEH